The following are encoded in a window of Sphaerisporangium siamense genomic DNA:
- a CDS encoding ABC transporter substrate-binding protein produces MATRMRRRPARQARAALLPVLLTGALSLAACSGGGTSTTPAQSAGGTASKTLVMDASFTLKTADPGRNYEPTGLIIGKALYDTLLTFEGSDVTKPVPALAESYEQSSDGKTLTLKLRQGATFSDGSPVTADDVVFSLNRVRDLKGNPSFLLDGVKVAKTDDTTVALTSETPKPALPFILPNPALGILNSKVVKANGGAEDSSDKAEQYLNGASAGSGPYTLQSFNAQSQVVLTANPKYWGQKKPTYGKVVLRNVESATQKLNVQRGDSQVALDLSGDQIKTVSGSQQTTKTASANMVFLLANQDTAVSRTSSNPKIVEAVRKGIDYQGLLELAGEGSVQAPGVIPTMLLGALPPDQAVKRDVEGAKAAVAASGVSNPTLKLEYPSDLTLQGLSFQPFAERIQANLKEVGITVDLAPAPVATALENYRKGKEELGLWYWGPDYPDPTDYLVFLPGNTVGLRSGWKKGADKALEELGDKAAVTIGDDARKQLYTDIQTKLNATGPFVPLIQPSQNIVTAASVTGLAFHPVWTVDVAALGAK; encoded by the coding sequence ATGGCGACCCGTATGCGGCGCCGTCCGGCACGGCAGGCGAGGGCGGCTCTGCTGCCGGTCCTGCTCACGGGCGCCCTCTCCCTCGCCGCCTGCTCCGGTGGCGGCACGTCCACCACGCCCGCGCAGAGCGCGGGAGGGACCGCGAGCAAGACCCTGGTGATGGACGCGTCCTTCACCCTCAAGACCGCGGACCCCGGCCGCAACTACGAGCCCACCGGCCTGATCATCGGCAAGGCCCTCTACGACACCCTGCTCACCTTCGAGGGGTCGGACGTCACCAAGCCCGTCCCCGCGCTGGCCGAGTCCTACGAGCAGTCCTCCGACGGCAAGACCCTCACGCTGAAGCTGCGCCAGGGCGCCACGTTCTCCGACGGGTCGCCCGTCACGGCCGACGACGTCGTGTTCTCCCTGAACCGCGTGCGCGACCTGAAGGGGAACCCGTCCTTCCTGCTCGACGGCGTCAAGGTGGCCAAGACCGACGACACGACGGTCGCGCTGACCTCCGAGACCCCCAAGCCCGCGCTGCCGTTCATCCTGCCGAACCCCGCGCTCGGCATCCTGAACTCCAAGGTCGTCAAGGCCAACGGCGGAGCCGAGGACTCCTCGGACAAGGCCGAGCAGTACCTGAACGGCGCCTCCGCCGGGTCCGGGCCCTACACGCTGCAGTCGTTCAACGCCCAGTCGCAGGTCGTGCTGACCGCCAACCCGAAGTACTGGGGCCAGAAGAAGCCCACCTACGGCAAGGTCGTGCTGCGCAACGTCGAGTCGGCCACCCAGAAGCTGAACGTCCAGCGCGGCGACAGCCAGGTGGCGCTGGACCTGTCCGGCGACCAGATCAAGACGGTGAGCGGAAGCCAGCAGACCACCAAGACGGCCTCGGCCAACATGGTGTTCCTGCTCGCCAACCAGGACACGGCCGTCAGCAGGACGTCGAGCAACCCCAAGATCGTCGAGGCGGTCCGCAAGGGCATCGACTACCAGGGCCTGCTGGAGCTGGCCGGCGAGGGCTCGGTCCAGGCCCCCGGCGTGATCCCGACGATGCTGCTCGGCGCGCTGCCGCCCGACCAGGCCGTCAAGCGGGACGTCGAGGGCGCCAAGGCCGCCGTCGCCGCCAGCGGGGTGAGCAACCCGACGCTCAAGCTGGAGTACCCGAGCGACCTGACCCTGCAGGGCCTGTCGTTCCAGCCGTTCGCCGAGCGGATCCAGGCCAACCTCAAGGAGGTCGGCATCACCGTCGACCTGGCCCCCGCCCCGGTGGCGACCGCGCTGGAGAACTACCGCAAGGGCAAGGAGGAGCTCGGCCTGTGGTACTGGGGCCCCGACTACCCTGACCCGACCGACTACCTGGTCTTCCTCCCCGGCAACACCGTGGGCCTGCGCTCCGGCTGGAAGAAGGGCGCCGACAAGGCCCTGGAGGAGCTGGGTGACAAGGCCGCCGTCACCATCGGCGACGACGCGCGCAAGCAGCTCTACACCGACATCCAGACCAAGCTCAACGCCACCGGCCCGTTCGTCCCGCTCATCCAGCCGAGCCAGAACATCGTGACGGCCGCCTCCGTCACGGGCCTGGCGTTCCACCCCGTGTGGACGGTCGATGTCGCAGCCCTCGGCGCCAAGTGA
- a CDS encoding Lrp/AsnC family transcriptional regulator, protein MTDMSGSPSPGTGVPGRIGIGLQLDAIHMKILEVLRENGRISVAALAERVGISRASAYTRFEALRADGVIKRFTAEVDHLRAGLGITALVFVTVRQQMWKQFRAQLAQMPEVEYCAITTGQHDAMIQVRMADVAAVHALVTERLASIPAVKATETVFILDEVLRRPYVLPSDRRQGRPQHRAAPAEPPPPSGVPLGKMRFTSAAEGRASMHKEP, encoded by the coding sequence ATGACCGATATGTCAGGCTCGCCATCGCCCGGGACCGGCGTCCCTGGACGGATCGGCATCGGCCTGCAGCTCGACGCGATCCACATGAAGATCCTGGAGGTCCTGCGCGAGAACGGCCGCATCTCGGTCGCGGCCCTCGCCGAGCGGGTCGGCATCTCCCGCGCCAGCGCCTACACCCGGTTCGAGGCGCTGCGCGCCGACGGCGTCATCAAAAGGTTCACCGCCGAGGTCGACCACCTCAGGGCCGGCCTCGGCATCACCGCGCTCGTCTTCGTGACCGTGCGCCAGCAGATGTGGAAGCAGTTCCGCGCCCAGCTCGCCCAGATGCCCGAGGTCGAGTACTGCGCGATCACCACCGGGCAGCACGACGCGATGATCCAGGTCAGGATGGCCGACGTCGCCGCCGTGCACGCGCTGGTCACCGAGCGGCTGGCGAGCATCCCCGCCGTCAAGGCCACCGAGACCGTGTTCATCCTGGACGAGGTGCTGCGCCGGCCGTACGTGCTGCCCTCCGACCGGCGCCAGGGACGGCCGCAGCACCGCGCCGCCCCGGCCGAGCCCCCGCCCCCCTCCGGCGTGCCGCTCGGCAAGATGCGCTTCACCAGCGCCGCCGAAGGCCGCGCCTCCATGCACAAGGAGCCCTGA
- the menC gene encoding o-succinylbenzoate synthase, which produces MKITGVELRRIAMPLVAPFRTSFGTETARDVLLVRVVTPESEGWGECVAMSEPLYSSEYADGAADVLRRFLVPAVTALPDVDAYGVERALAPFKGHRMAKTALECAVLDAELRAAGRSFGSFLGAARDRVPCGVSVGIMDSVPRLLDAVSAYLEAGYVRVKLKIEPGWDLVPVRAVRERFGDDLLLQVDANAAYTLSDAPHLARLDEFGLLLIEQPLGEEDLVQHAALARRLNTPLCLDESILSAGHAAAAISLGACSIVNIKPGRVGGYIEARRVHDVCRAHGIAVWCGGMLETGIGRAANVALAALPGFTLPGDTSASGRYFATDVTEPFVLRDGHLPVPAGPGLGVAPLAGVLREVTTSTEWIPA; this is translated from the coding sequence ATGAAGATCACCGGGGTCGAGCTGCGCAGGATCGCGATGCCGCTGGTCGCGCCGTTCCGCACGTCGTTCGGGACCGAGACCGCGCGGGACGTGCTGCTGGTCAGGGTCGTCACGCCCGAGTCGGAGGGGTGGGGCGAGTGCGTGGCGATGTCCGAGCCGCTCTACTCCTCGGAGTACGCCGACGGCGCCGCGGACGTGCTGCGCCGCTTCCTGGTCCCGGCGGTGACCGCCCTGCCGGACGTGGACGCCTACGGGGTCGAGCGCGCGCTCGCGCCGTTCAAGGGGCACCGGATGGCCAAGACCGCGCTGGAGTGCGCCGTGCTCGACGCCGAGCTGCGCGCGGCGGGGCGCTCCTTCGGGAGCTTCCTCGGCGCGGCCCGCGACCGGGTGCCGTGCGGGGTGTCGGTCGGCATCATGGACTCGGTGCCGCGGCTGCTGGACGCGGTCTCCGCCTATCTGGAGGCGGGGTACGTGCGGGTCAAGCTCAAGATCGAACCGGGCTGGGACCTCGTTCCCGTGCGCGCGGTGCGTGAGCGGTTCGGGGACGACCTGCTCCTTCAGGTGGACGCGAACGCGGCCTACACGCTGTCGGACGCCCCGCACCTGGCGAGGCTGGACGAGTTCGGCCTCCTGCTGATCGAGCAGCCCCTCGGCGAGGAGGACCTGGTCCAGCACGCCGCGCTCGCCCGCCGGCTGAACACGCCGCTGTGCCTGGACGAGTCCATCCTCTCGGCCGGGCACGCCGCGGCGGCGATCTCGCTCGGGGCGTGCTCGATCGTCAACATCAAACCGGGGCGCGTGGGCGGGTACATCGAGGCGCGGCGCGTCCACGACGTGTGCCGGGCGCACGGGATCGCGGTCTGGTGCGGGGGCATGCTGGAGACCGGGATCGGCCGGGCCGCCAACGTCGCGCTGGCCGCCCTGCCCGGGTTCACACTGCCCGGCGACACCTCGGCCTCCGGCCGCTACTTCGCCACCGACGTCACCGAGCCGTTCGTCCTGCGGGACGGCCACCTGCCCGTCCCCGCGGGCCCGGGCCTCGGCGTGGCGCCGCTCGCCGGCGTCCTGCGCGAGGTGACGACGTCCACCGAGTGGATCCCCGCCTGA
- a CDS encoding GNAT family N-acetyltransferase gives MTQAYEDAARRAGARVRELREIAEFEQVTALFDAIWKAPPSGVPITVELMAAFAHSGNYVAGAYAGERLVGASVGFLSGPPGTGLHSHVTGAVMGRGIGLALKLHQRAWALARGLEKIAWTYDPLVRRNAHFNIAKLGARPERYLPSFYGRMEDAVNAGDESDRLLAVWRIAAPGSDAGPGPAVPPRDAVPALAEREDRPVRGIMDGRALLVGTPRDAERLRREDPAMATAWRRAVRETLGALLDEGARITGFTAAGEYVVERS, from the coding sequence GTGACACAGGCGTACGAGGACGCCGCGCGGCGCGCCGGGGCGCGGGTGCGCGAGCTGCGCGAGATCGCGGAGTTCGAGCAGGTCACCGCCTTGTTCGACGCCATATGGAAGGCGCCGCCCTCGGGCGTGCCGATCACGGTGGAGCTGATGGCCGCCTTCGCGCACAGCGGCAACTACGTGGCCGGGGCGTACGCGGGCGAGCGGCTGGTGGGCGCGAGCGTCGGCTTCCTGTCGGGGCCGCCGGGGACGGGGCTGCACTCCCACGTCACCGGCGCCGTCATGGGCCGGGGCATCGGCCTCGCGCTCAAGCTCCACCAGCGGGCGTGGGCCCTGGCGCGGGGCCTGGAGAAGATCGCCTGGACGTACGACCCTCTGGTGCGCCGCAACGCGCATTTCAACATCGCCAAGCTGGGCGCGCGGCCCGAACGGTACCTGCCGTCCTTCTACGGCCGCATGGAGGACGCGGTGAACGCCGGCGACGAGTCCGACCGCCTGCTGGCGGTCTGGCGTATCGCCGCGCCGGGCTCGGACGCGGGGCCGGGTCCGGCCGTGCCGCCGCGGGACGCCGTGCCCGCGCTGGCCGAGCGGGAGGACCGTCCGGTCCGCGGGATCATGGACGGGCGGGCGCTGCTGGTCGGCACGCCGCGGGACGCCGAGAGGCTGCGCCGGGAGGATCCGGCCATGGCGACGGCGTGGCGGCGGGCGGTGCGCGAGACGCTGGGCGCGCTGCTGGACGAGGGCGCCCGGATCACCGGCTTCACCGCGGCGGGCGAGTACGTCGTGGAACGCTCTTGA
- a CDS encoding M20/M25/M40 family metallo-hydrolase encodes MTPGDLPAMLDDLEELVLCESFSSDHGAVAASAAVVARLGVRHLGAEPETLVVEGVTHLRWSFGTPRVLLLGHHDTVWPTGSLRAHPFSVTGGVARGPGVFDMKAGLVQLFHALRSLPSLDGVCVLVTGDEELGSPTSRPLIEEIARDCAASLVLEASADGGALKTSRKGVSHYRLEVEGLASHAGLEPHKGRNAGIEVAHQVLAIAAMDGGDGATTVTPTLLSAGTSVNTVPARGSVAVDVRAVDLASQREVDARLRALTPKVPGVRLELSGGLSRPPMEAASSAALFKLAERIAAERGLGPLRGVAVGGGSDGNFSAGVGCPTLDGLGAVGGGAHAAHEHVIVEEMPRRCSLLAGLVAAVLAGPA; translated from the coding sequence ATGACGCCCGGCGACCTGCCCGCCATGCTGGACGACCTGGAGGAACTCGTCCTGTGCGAGTCGTTCTCCTCCGACCACGGCGCGGTCGCGGCGAGCGCGGCGGTCGTGGCCAGGCTGGGCGTCCGCCACCTCGGCGCCGAGCCGGAGACGCTGGTCGTGGAGGGCGTGACCCACCTGCGCTGGAGCTTCGGCACGCCCCGGGTCCTGCTGCTCGGCCACCACGACACGGTGTGGCCGACCGGCTCCCTGCGCGCCCATCCCTTCTCGGTGACCGGCGGCGTCGCCCGCGGTCCCGGCGTGTTCGACATGAAGGCCGGGCTCGTACAGCTCTTCCACGCACTGCGCTCGCTACCGTCGCTGGACGGGGTGTGCGTGCTGGTCACCGGGGACGAGGAGCTGGGCTCGCCGACCTCCCGCCCGCTGATCGAGGAGATCGCGCGGGACTGCGCCGCGTCCCTGGTCCTGGAGGCCAGCGCGGACGGCGGGGCGCTGAAGACCTCGCGCAAGGGCGTCTCGCACTACCGGCTGGAGGTGGAGGGCCTGGCCTCGCACGCGGGCCTGGAGCCGCACAAGGGCCGGAACGCGGGCATCGAGGTGGCCCACCAGGTGCTCGCCATCGCGGCGATGGACGGCGGGGACGGCGCCACGACCGTGACCCCGACGCTGCTGAGCGCGGGCACCAGCGTCAACACCGTCCCCGCGCGGGGATCGGTCGCCGTGGACGTGCGGGCGGTGGACCTGGCCTCGCAGCGGGAGGTGGACGCCCGCCTGCGCGCCCTCACCCCCAAGGTCCCCGGCGTACGGCTGGAGCTGTCCGGCGGGCTCAGCCGGCCCCCGATGGAGGCCGCGTCGTCCGCCGCGCTGTTCAAGCTGGCCGAGCGGATCGCGGCCGAGCGCGGGCTCGGCCCGCTGCGCGGCGTGGCGGTGGGCGGCGGCTCGGACGGCAACTTCTCGGCGGGGGTGGGCTGCCCCACGCTGGACGGCCTCGGCGCGGTGGGCGGTGGCGCGCACGCGGCGCACGAACACGTGATCGTCGAGGAGATGCCGCGCCGCTGCTCGCTGCTGGCCGGGCTGGTGGCGGCGGTCCTGGCGGGGCCGGCGTGA